The genomic window tttataaaattataaaatttatatgtttaatataatataattagattttttatttgtgttcgtcatattatctttgaattttaattataacaagtgTTGGAAAtcataattgattgtgattaattaaaatagattttaaaaaatattattataaatttttttaaaaaaataaacttagATATTACCGACgatattagtgatggctttagccgttgctaataacaatatatatatttttttaaaaaaataaatattaccaATGGCAATAGCAGCGGTGTCGCTCAtgcttattagcgatggtattagtgaCAACAAAGCcgtcgctaattatttttaaatttttttaaaaattttatttaaaaataagaaaacaaATAGCAATGAAATTTAGCCAttgctaatgccatcactaatacctaTTATTACTGATGGCTAATAAATCTGTCGCTAATAAGGGCAATTAGTGACTAAGATTTTTCTGACCTTCAATTAGTGATGGGTTGCCgccgctaatagtattagcgatggcaaatcaACTATTAGCGATAGTTAATAGTCTAATTTCTTATAGTAAAATGAATAACTGTTGCTAATTCTTCCAAAACAAACTATCGCCTAGAAAAGATaccaaaatctcaaaaaaatcactGCTTTAGCATAAGAAActgttatcttttttttattacagccatcataaatacttattaaAAACTACTGCCTAAGATTCTGTTAGGCCACGATTATTTAGCCATTGacttgtaaccaaaataccattgTCTTTAACTTTAGGCAACAGCTGCATAAGCAGTTGCCGGAAAGCTATTGTCAAAACTATCAGGCAACAGTTTTGGACCTTCAAGCAATGTTTTCTAGCTGTTGCCTAAtattaagattaaattttttaattatgaattaaaatattgtacaaaaataaatcttagagataaattttgatttttcaagTTATTGAATGGAAGTATAACTTATTCTAAAAGATCTATATAATTCATTTTTAGTTTTTCTGTAGCTACTCATTAATTTCTTCTATTGATTTCGATTTTTATTGTCTGCGTATTAATTTCTTCTACTGTCCTTGCATCAAACGAAAAGTTTCTCTACCCGGCCGATGACCCTTGATTTAGTATTCTAGTTCGGAACCGTGAAGGCATTAAATGCCGTACCCAGGAACGTTTTTTTTTAAACATCGACGGTTGCATGAATCTGGTTCCGGTCGGGTATTGGTCTTCCAGATACACTGCaaacagtgaaaaaaaaaaactaggcaTTGtgcccaggaaaaaaaaaaaggaaaaaaaaactagTCATTGTGTGTTGGATAATAATATTCTGACAAAGTGCAAATATTAGTGTCTCTCTCTCCCCCTAAATACAGCGAAAATTTCTTAGCCCACACTCTATCCTATACGCATGCATCCTGCCTCCAATTGAGAGGAATCACGCCTGTAGACAGACTAAGCCTAATGCTCACGCGCGGAACCGGTATGCCAAGAAATGAGGCTGGAAAGGAAGAGTTGCCTTGAGTATCATCTGAACTAACGTTCGGTCATCTCATTCTCAACCTCATAAAGCATGCGTACACTATGGGGCAGTGGCATGTCTATGGAAAAAGAGGATGGGAGACTGGGCATTTACTGGAGAATATGtgataatatttttaattgaaaatctCATTATATTTGTTTGATTTATTTCGTGGACCtctgatttgatgataaaatttcaAGTAAAGAGATATGCAATGTCATTAGGCACAAGTTGTTCTTTGGTCTTTAGACTTTGGCATAGAGGAAACTTCGGGCGGCCGCTGTTCCAACCGTCAAGTCTTTCAATAAACATTAAAGAAAACATGAGTCTAACATGAATAtcacattttttttaaataatacaaCTTGTGTTGACAACATGCAACACGCATTATCATAAAGCCCATTAGGATCCAGCTGTTCTAGGTCTTGTCATAAAGAGAAGTTCAAGCGACCAGCCGACCACCATTAATTCCAACCACCAAGCCTCTGttgaacataaaataaaatatagatctaacaTGAACGCCAGCTCGATGCGGAAAAAGGAAACCAGGCATGAAACTACGCCCGCCCACTATGATTTTTGTTTGATGTAGACCATCTGCTTTTCCAACCCCGTCAATCCTTCCTCTCATATCCCCAACCGAATGTAAGTAAGTCTATATATAGGGGTTGTGGAATGGAATGACAGCAAGCAGAGCCAACGGTTGCGGCTTGCCCCTAGAAACAAAGGATGTCTCTCTCGCATGCTCCAAGCTCCAATTCATTTGGGCCATATGTTCTCatctttctctccttctcttttatctCGTTTTCCTTTCATCCTACGTCCGCTGCTACCCTAACCTTACAAAACCACACTGACCGGCTGGCCCTTCTATCCTTCAAGTCCTTGTTGTCCGATCCCTTGGGATCCTTGGTCTCATGGAACAACGAATCACTCCATTTCTGTAACTGGTGGGGCATCACTTGTGGTGGCCGACGGCACCCGCTACGTGTCACCGCCATAGATCTCGAGTCCCAGGGACTCGCTGGTTCTATATCACCCTCCTTAGCCAACCTTACCTTCCTTAGACGAATCAACCTAGCAAACAACCGATTCCATGGACAAATTCCGGCAGAGCTCAGCCTTCTTCCCCGGCTTCAGAACCTCAACCTGAGAGTAAATTCACTTGAAGGAGAGATTCCATCCAATTTGAGTCACTGCCCCAACCTCGAGTACCTCAGCCTAAGGAACAACATGCTTCAAGGAGAGATACCCAGAGAGTTCAGCTCCCATCGCAAGCTCCAAACGCTGATTGCCAGCAACAACAATCTTACAGGTCGCGTCCCGCCTCTGCTGGGGAGCAGTCCCTCCCTCACTGTCCTTCATCTAGGATACAATGGTCTTACAGGAGGTATCCCACCTTTTCTTGCAAATAGCTCATCCCTTCTTGTTGTCAATCTTTCAGGCAACGGGCTCATTGGAGAAATCCCGCATTCACTTTTTAATAGCTCGTCCCTCCAAGTCATTGATCTTTTTAACAACAGACTGACAGGTGGGGTGCCAACCTTCTCGATGATCCGTGCTTCTCCGCTCTTCCTTCTTGGTTTGTCAAAAAACTTACTCTCAGGAAGCATCCCTCCATCAATGGGAAACCTCTCCTCACTCCAGTATCTTTACCTTGCTGAAAACAACTTGGAGGGAAGTATTCCAGAAAGCTTAGGCAAGATTCCGGGCTTAGAAGTGATCGACCTATCCATAAACAACTTGTCCGGAAGAATGCCACCACCACTTTACAACCTCTCGTCACTCGCTTATTTGGGTGTGGGCGGGAACCGGCTCTTCGGGACCCTTCCACCAGACTTAGGCGTCACGCTTCCAAACCTTCAATCTCTGGTCATGCAATCCAACCTATTTCATGGGCCTATCCCAGCTTCATTATACAATGCTTCAAAGATTCAAATGCTCGATCTAGCCATGAACTCGTTCAAAGGGTTACTGTCCCCCAGTGTAGGATCCCTGAAAAATCTAGTCGAGCTAAATCTTGGGAGCAATCAGCTCCAAGCCAACGTTCGGAGCGTCCTCTATTCTTTGACCAATTGCACCCTTCTAGAGAGGTTGTATCTCCAACACAATAAGCTTGAGGGCACCCTCCAGGTGTCAATAGGCAATCTCTCCACAAAGCTTGAGAACTTGTTGATAGGAGGTAACCAAATATCTGGAACCGTCCCACTTGAGATTGGGAAACTTGTCAGCCTTACCGTTTTGTTTATGAATAAAAATCTTTTTACAGGTAGTGTCCCTCCTACCATCGGAAGGCTTCAGAACTTAATTCAACTAGACATATCTGGAAACAAATTTTCAGGCCCCATCCCATCTTCTATAGGAAATCTCACCCAATTAAATGAGCTTTACATGCAAGACAACGAACTGAGCAGCAATATCCCTGCAAGCGCCGGAGAATGTAGAAATTTGAATATATTAAACCTTTCGAATAATGCACTTGTTGGACCCATACCAAAGGAACTTGTTGCTCTCTCCTCACTAGCACGAGCCCTGGATCTATCGTATAATAATCTCTCTGGGCCAATTCCCATGGAAGTGGGTAGCTTGATCAACCTCGACTGTTTAAATGTCTCCAATAACCGGTTGTCAGGCGAAATTCCTAGCATTCTCGGTGCTTGTCAGCATTTGGAATACCTCCACTTGGAAGGCAACTTCTTTCGTGGAAGCATTCCACAATCCTTCATTAGCTTGAGAGGTGTCAAGGAGCTGGATCTTTCTCGAAACAACTTGTCTGGGCGAATTCCAGAATTCTTTGGGTCCTTTAGTTCTTTGCAGTATCTAAATTTGTCGTTCAATGACCTTGAAGGCGAAGTGCCTAAGGATGGTGTCTTTGGCAATTCCAGTGAAACTTTTGTCCTTGGGAACAAGAGGCTTTGTGGAGGCGATCCAAAGTTGCAACTACCACCATGCTCAATCGAAGCCTCCAAAAGAAACATATTCAAGAAAATTATCATAATCGCAAGTGTTGCAGCAATCTTATTCTTGTGTTTCCTGGTAATTCTTTTGCAACTGAGGAAGGGACGGGAAAAATCTCCATCTGTGCCCTCCCTGGAAGACAAGTACAGAATGATATCTTATACTGATATCCTCAAAGCTACTGATGGATTCTCTTCAGCCAATTTGGTGGGTACCGGAAGTTCTGGTTTTGTATATAAAGGGAAATTGGATGGTGAGGAGAAGTTCGTTGCTGTGAAGGTATTTAACATCCAACAAGTTGGAGCTCTGGAGAGTTTTAAAACCGAATGTGAAATCATAAGAAATGTTCGTCATTATAATCTTGTCAAAATCATCACTTCATGCTCAAGTATGGATTCTTCTGGTAATGATTTCAAAGCTCTAATCTTCGAGTACATGCCTAATGGGAGTTTGGAAGAGTGGTTGCATCCTAGAGCTCAGGAGTGTGATCAGACAAGAAACCTAAACCTGACTCAGAGGTTGAACATTGCCCTTGATGTGGCTTCTGCGCTATGTTATCTACATCACAACATTGAAGTGCCAGCGATTCACTGTGATCTAAAGCCAAGCAACGTTCTTCTTGACAATGACATGACCGCCCATGTGGGTGATTTTGGGCTTGCAAGGTTCCTCTCTACTTCCGGCTCTACAACGTCCGAAAAGTCAACAAGCTTAGTGGGGATAAAAGGAACGATTGGATATGTTGCACCAGGTAAAATTTGCATATATTTCCCCCACCCAAACCACCCCCCCACCTTGttgcttcttccttccaaaaattTGGCATCAATTCTAACAACTCTCTGGCTCTGATCTCTCCTGCATAATACTAACTTTtttacattattttttttctagtaACAACTAGATATAGAAAACTCCTTCATAGTAGGGATGTTCCATTTAAAATTAAGTGATTGCTTAAAATATATGATCTCTTgtcaatggaaaaaaaaaaaaaaactatatggataaaataaaataagacaaCATTAATGGATGCAAAGAGAAAGATTATATGGTTAGTAGCTTCTTCACTTTCGTCCTTTTATATTCAAAGcagtttaatttttttatttttttccatatgAAGGATAGAAATATAAAAGATTGCTTATATCTTTTCAGTGCCTAAACTTTTGGGTAttggaataaattattttttatgcatgcatttgttATTACCGTAAAAAAAgaaaattatctattttaaaatttCCTATTCATACACgatttttaaatctttaaaagtatttcttaaataagatagcaaaaagaaaaaactcaAGAAAATGTTTTGCCATTTGATTGATGTTTTATGTCAAAAGAATTGTTGAAATAATTAGTGTAGAATATTGCTTAAAATATCTAATGATAGCAAATGTGTAAATACATGACTTCAATAAAAAcaataaataattttcatcgaCAAATTTTGATACTCTTTTAAGCATTTATTGTCTCTGGTTAAATTAATGAATGTATAATTAGCCCCCAAATGAAATCTATCTCCTCCCTTGTCAGTTTTCTTTTTCGAAAAAATAAtctattgaaataattattataaaattagtATCAATTAGTTTTGATACTCTATTAGACATTTGCTATCTAATAAATGTATACATTGATTCCTGGATGAAATTTCTAGCTCCATCCCTATCAACTTTccaattttcatttttttttaattttcttttataagCAATATCCTTTGTATGtgtatatcaatttttatataattaaaagtGTGATCATTTAAAATGCAGAATATGCAATGGGTAGCCAAATATCCACACAAGGAGATGTGTATAGCTATGGAATACTATTGTTGGAGATGCTTACAGGAAAGAAGCCTACAAATAACATGTTTAAGGATGGCTTAAACCTTCATAAATTTGTCGATATGGCTTTCCCAGAAAGTGTCATGGAGATTTTGGATCCACAAATTTTGCAAAATGAGAGTGAAGAAGTTGATGGCAATATTAGAAATGATAATTTTAGTAGGATGCAATTGAGGAGATGCATAATTTCATTGATTAGAATTGGTCTCTTGTGCTCCAAGGAATCACCAAATGAACGACCAAGAATGAGAGATGTCACCACCAAGGTTCGTGTGGTCAAAGAAATGTCATCAATAGTTGAAATTAATGAAGAGGGAGCAAATTTGCCAGAATGAATAGAAGTGCACTATACATGGGTTATCAATGTTTAATAAAAGAGTTTCTTGTAACTATCGCAttttttctaagttcttctacTTATTCTTTATATTTCTTTTTTCAAATATGTTTGCCCTGTCATCATATTATGTACTTAATGAAGCTAGCATTGATTGAGAGTAAATATATTGAAGTTTTTTAGAAAGAACAAATGAAGTTATTTAAGTAGAGGAGTGTCAACATCCATGAATGAAATCAATTTCAAGAATCCTATAAAAGGGAAGTGTTAAGAAGCACAAAGTCCCCACATCAAGTGGgcacaattttttttattattgtcccaacttgattaaatcaattttttctatATGTTCACACATAGATGAATCAAGTGTTTTCATCTTTCAATAAAGAGTAAAGATTGGACAAGGTCcaacaaaaatatggatgaatcaagATACACCAATTGATTCAATAGAGTCCATCTTTCTGCAAAACATGAATTAGAACTTATCTAAATAGCAACACCCCTCCTCCTTTCATAAGGTTGCACTTGGCAGGAAGAGGAGGAATTTTGTGTTATCTTTATTGGCAGATGGAACTGACCCCTCGGCACAAAATAATGTATCTAATCAGTTCCATTCTTACTTCAATGGTTTATTTGGTGACTCAGTGGATCTGATTGTGATTATAGATTGGAACCTTCTATATAAAGATCAAACTATAGACTTGCAATCTTTGGTGGATAGCTTCTCCCTAAAAGAAATTTGGGACGCTTTGTTTTCATTAGGAAGCACTAAATCCCTTGGGTCCTATGGATTCCCACTTATAGCTGTGTCGAGTTTAATTTACTtataatcaaatataatttatcattttgatttaattttggcaCTGAACTAGTCACAATCATGCTTCATCGATGGTAAGCCAAACATATGCCATTATTCTACCAATGGCGAGCAACCATATTATTATATTTCAACTCATAGTTAATACACCATATTTCACATACGGCAAACTAGTCCAAATGCTTCTCCTTTTTCCCACTTTTATAATTTTGcaaaaattcaatttaattatgTCACAACTATGATTATGTGCAGTTCATTATCTAAAATTGACTATTGATATCTAGATTTCGATGCTCAAGTGGAATTTAGAGCATTTCAAAAACTTGGGgatccaactgcaagaagacaaGTAGTCTGATACAACATTGCAATGGTATCTTTCACCTCtatgttttttattttcaaaactaGTTACAGCCATGATCTATTTTGTTATAAGCTAAACACAATACTACACCTCAACCCAAGCTAACCTAATACATACACCATATTTCTTGCATATTCAACCAATCCAGATACCATCCATGCTCCATCAAACAATTATATTAAAGTCATGATTTTTCTTTACTCTTCTATAATCAAGCACCAATTAATAAGGTTCATTTAATACTCAACTTAGTTTCCTTATAGTCTATGCAATATTAATTTATCAACACATGATATGCAtatcaatatataaaatataaacagtcatgcatgtgtgtgtgtgtgtatatatatataactttttataaTCATATGATTGTGTTAAAAAATTCTTACCTCTACAGATAACTAGCTGAAATATTGCAATCATTGACTAGCTCTTAGATCTACGAACTTAAGAGCAAAGCATTCCATTCAATACTATCTTGCCTAGGCAACTGCTCACTTACGGAGCCAGCCCTCATCATTTAAACATTATAAATGTtcaagtgttgctcctagattgattttgatgattacaaaatagtttgaagggatacaaatattttttattttgaaaaagtccttatgctctacaggggcaaaatcgtaatttcatcaaaactctgatttgatagtatcatcttgtagagcaaatgatttgtgatctattgatgaagatttcattatttttggacttatatttttgaagttatgaaggtttgaagtgcatgagtcgactcataagtcgactcatggcacaataagctgattggcacgcaaaaatcctgttggcacgcgaccttttttggcttggcacggcttgtgagtcgactcatgagtcgacccacaaggcatgagtcgactcatgagtcgacctctgttagtgtgggccaaaattttcagaaacttgtttttctggatgttgcatcagaggtcgactcatgagtcgacccctgaagtatgggtcgactcatgagtcgacccctgcgacaggatttgcctgtaacggctagtttttggccagatttagttacttttaatgctcaccttttgtgctctaacggctctttttctgcctagtttgttttcctttgtttcttaaggctataaaaggtttcaaaaggtggaaaacaacaaggagaaatatcaaatatccaagaggcattcaagagatttgaaaagagaaaagaaagagcattcaagagggcattcaagtgcattcaagagaggatttctcaagccaacttctcaatctcattcaagagctcatttaaagccttcaagaagccttcaatcaaagctcaccaactcctcaagcttttattccttttctcatccattttgaggaaatcaaagaagggcttcttcttttgagtaaagcgtatttattgttattctcgctcatttaaggagctattcttgtacttatttgtgctctaaactgattttatcttgtgagtaattgttttgttttggagggttttcaaaacaagggaaggttgatccgaacctgaaatcggagtgtattgggtcggtttgtacccgagaaataagtgaactagcttgagatagctagtgtcggaggttccgacgtttgtattcgggttgaatacaaagtatagtggattggaatttccaagtagaagcttggagagtggatgtaggtgcaaggttggcaccgaaccactataaatccttgtgtttgtggcatgctttattgtttctctttaattctccattatatccttgcattcttgctttaagcaattaatctcaaactaaagtctctctcctcattcatcaagcttttgatatatatttttcataagtaattagttaagcttaaattttttaaaacccaattcacccctcctcttgggttgcatagctgggcaacaagtggtatcagagcccggtgctctagcccttctttgatctaacaatcaaagagccaaagatctatggcaacccacgtcggcacttctctagccgaggggcaatccaccaaccgacctacacttttcaatgggtctaattacacctattggaaagctcggatgaagatattcatacaagtactagactatgatatgtggagtatcatagtgaacggtcctcacacacccaccaagattatagatggtgaggagtcaaccaaacccgaaagagaatgggatgaggttgataagaaattggcacaattaaatgctaaagctatgaatgttctttattgtgcacttgatgcaaatgaatttaatcgcatttctacctgtgcatctgctaaagaaatatgggataggttagaagtaacccatgagggaacaaatcaagtaaaagagtccaaaataaacatgcttgtacataaatatgagctatttaaaatggagcatgatgagtccataactgctatgtttactcgttttactgatataattaatggtttgaagagtcttggcaaatcttatactaacagtgagcttgtaagaaaaattctcaggtcattgccaagaacttgggaagccaaggtgactgccatccaagaagcaaaggacttgaacactctacctctagaagagcttcttggatccttgatgactcatgagcttagcatgaagcaacatcaagaggatgaagtcaaaaagaaaagaaccattgccctcaaatccacagcttctcctgatgaagaaattgatgacacagaagatgaagaacaggatgaagagatggcactcatcacccggagattcaagaagttcctaagaaaaaggaagcaggggatgagaaagagacctttcacaaaaggggaacaaagcaaagagaaagaaaaagatcaaccccttatatgctatgagtgcaaaaagccggggcatttcaaatccgaatgtccacaactgaagaaaggtcccaaaaagtttaagaagaaggcaatgatggccacatggagtgcgagcgatgactcaagctccgatgaggagacttcaacagaacaagccaacctgtgccttatggcac from Elaeis guineensis isolate ETL-2024a chromosome 9, EG11, whole genome shotgun sequence includes these protein-coding regions:
- the LOC105051621 gene encoding uncharacterized protein, with amino-acid sequence MSLSHAPSSNSFGPYVLIFLSFSFISFSFHPTSAATLTLQNHTDRLALLSFKSLLSDPLGSLVSWNNESLHFCNWWGITCGGRRHPLRVTAIDLESQGLAGSISPSLANLTFLRRINLANNRFHGQIPAELSLLPRLQNLNLRVNSLEGEIPSNLSHCPNLEYLSLRNNMLQGEIPREFSSHRKLQTLIASNNNLTGRVPPLLGSSPSLTVLHLGYNGLTGGIPPFLANSSSLLVVNLSGNGLIGEIPHSLFNSSSLQVIDLFNNRLTGGVPTFSMIRASPLFLLGLSKNLLSGSIPPSMGNLSSLQYLYLAENNLEGSIPESLGKIPGLEVIDLSINNLSGRMPPPLYNLSSLAYLGVGGNRLFGTLPPDLGVTLPNLQSLVMQSNLFHGPIPASLYNASKIQMLDLAMNSFKGLLSPSVGSLKNLVELNLGSNQLQANVRSVLYSLTNCTLLERLYLQHNKLEGTLQVSIGNLSTKLENLLIGGNQISGTVPLEIGKLVSLTVLFMNKNLFTGSVPPTIGRLQNLIQLDISGNKFSGPIPSSIGNLTQLNELYMQDNELSSNIPASAGECRNLNILNLSNNALVGPIPKELVALSSLARALDLSYNNLSGPIPMEVGSLINLDCLNVSNNRLSGEIPSILGACQHLEYLHLEGNFFRGSIPQSFISLRGVKELDLSRNNLSGRIPEFFGSFSSLQYLNLSFNDLEGEVPKDGVFGNSSETFVLGNKRLCGGDPKLQLPPCSIEASKRNIFKKIIIIASVAAILFLCFLVILLQLRKGREKSPSVPSLEDKYRMISYTDILKATDGFSSANLVGTGSSGFVYKGKLDGEEKFVAVKVFNIQQVGALESFKTECEIIRNVRHYNLVKIITSCSSMDSSGNDFKALIFEYMPNGSLEEWLHPRAQECDQTRNLNLTQRLNIALDVASALCYLHHNIEVPAIHCDLKPSNVLLDNDMTAHVGDFGLARFLSTSGSTTSEKSTSLVGIKGTIGYVAPEYAMGSQISTQGDVYSYGILLLEMLTGKKPTNNMFKDGLNLHKFVDMAFPESVMEILDPQILQNESEEVDGNIRNDNFSRMQLRRCIISLIRIGLLCSKESPNERPRMRDVTTKVRVVKEMSSIVEINEEGANLPE